One segment of Alligator mississippiensis isolate rAllMis1 chromosome 13, rAllMis1, whole genome shotgun sequence DNA contains the following:
- the LOC109286449 gene encoding arylacetamide deacetylase-like 4, protein MGICRFHTYMRYVLHKKKHKADPELFIKNLQFEKVPVRVYEPRAPSAGLRKGIIFFHGGGGVFGSVDTYEHVCQHIARESEAVVASVEYRLAPEHKPPAQYEDCLTAAIHFMRKPEDYGVDPTRIITAGDSAGAYLAATVTQTLSSRPDLPKLRAQVLMYPFIQALDFNLPSYQQYCRIPLLSQEEVILFALQWLKGNSSILKPALEGAHIPPEIRLKYRKWLSPDNIPKEFKVKGYKPHFPTEYRKDIYEQIKLTFDPLTSPLLAEEAIVCQLPETFLMTCEYDVLRDDGLLYKKRLEDSGVPVTWYHGENAFHGIINLFDSGVLTFPAGKRALDNIVSFLRGL, encoded by the exons ATGGGGATCTGCCGTTTTCACACCTATATGCGCTATGTACTCCATAAGAAGAAACACAAAGCAGACCCCGAGCTCTTCATCAAGAACCTGCAGTTTGAGAAGGTGCCAGTGAGGGTTTATGAGCCTCGAGCCCCATCTGCTGGCCTAAGAAAAGGGATCATCTTCTTCCACGGAGGCGGTGGGGTATTTGGAAGTGTTG ATACTTATGAACACGTGTGCCAACACATTGCCAGAGAAAGTGAAGCTGTGGTTGCATCTGTTGA GTATCGTTTGGCACCTGAGCATAAGCCCCCAGCCCAGTACGAGGACTGTCTCACAGCTGCCATACACTTCATGAGGAAACCAGAGGACTACGGAGTGGATCCGACACGTATTATCACAGCTGGGGACAGTGCTGGAGCCTACCTTGCTGCTACCGTTACTCAAACACTCTCAAGTAGGCCAGACCTTCCTAAACTTCGTGCTCAGGTTTTGATGTATCCATTTATCCAAGCCCTTGACTTCAATTTACCATCGTATCAACAATACTGTAGGATCCCGCTATTGTCCCAAGAAGaagttattttgtttgctttgcagtggctgaaagggaactCATCAATTTTGAAACCTGCTCTAGAGGGTGCCCATATTCCTCCAGAAATAAGATTGAAGTACAGGAAATGGCTGAGCCCTGACAACATCCCGAAGGAATTTAAGGTTAAGGGCTACAAGCCACATTTTCCCACTGAGTATAGAAAAGATATCTATGAGCAAATTAAACTAACATTTGATCCACTTACATCCCCACTTTTAGCTGAAGAAGCCATTGTTTGTCAGCTCCCTGAGACTTTCCTTATGACCTGTGAATATGATGTGCTTAGGGATGACGGGCTCTTGTATAAGAAACGACTGGAGGACAGTGGTGTCCCAGTAACTTGGTACCACGGTGAAAATGCTTTCCATGGAATTATTAACCTGTTTGATAGTGGCGTGCTGACATTTCCAGCTGGAAAAAGGGCACTGGACAACATTGTAAGCTTCCTGAGAGGCTTATGA
- the LOC102575295 gene encoding arylacetamide deacetylase-like 4 — protein sequence MGICRFHTYMRYVLHKKKHKADPELFIKNLQFEKVPVRVYEPRAPSAGLRKGIIFFHGGGGVFGSVDTHDNVCRYIARESEAVVASVEYRLAPENKPPAQYEDCLTAAIHFMRNSEDYAVDPTRIITAGDSAGAYLAATVTQTLSSRPDLPKLRAQVLMCPFIQALDFNLPSYQQYCRIPILSREEVAFFALQWLKGDTSLLKPALEGAHIPPEIRLKYRKWLSPDNIPKEFKVKGYKPHFPTEYRKDIYEQIKQVCDPVATPLIAEDAIVCQLPETFLMTCEYDVLRDDGLLYKKRLEDCGVPVTWYHGENAFHGIINLFDSGMLTFPAGKKALDNIVSFLRGL from the exons ATGGGGATCTGCCGTTTTCACACCTATATGCGCTATGTACTCCATAAGAAGAAACACAAAGCAGACCCCGAGCTCTTCATCAAGAACCTGCAGTTTGAGAAGGTGCCAGTGAGGGTTTATGAGCCTCGAGCCCCATCTGCTGGCCTAAGAAAAGGGATCATCTTCTTCCACGGAGGCGGTGGGGTATTTGGAAGTGTTG ACACTCACGATAATGTGTGCCGGTACATTGCCAGAGAAAGCGAAGCTGTGGTTGCATCTGTTGA GTATCGTTTGGCACCTGAGAATAAGCCCCCAGCGCAGTACGAGGACTGTCTCACAGCTGCCATACACTTCATGAGGAATTCAGAAGACTACGCAGTGGATCCGACACGTATTATCACAGCTGGGGACAGTGCTGGAGCCTACCTTGCTGCTACCGTTACTCAAACACTCTCAAGTAGGCCAGACCTTCCTAAACTCCGTGCTCAGGTTTTGATGTGTCCATTTATCCAAGCCCTTGACTTCAATTTACCATCATATCAACAATACTGTAGGATTCCAATATTGTCCCGAGAAGAAGTTGCTTTCTTTGCTTTGCAGTGGCTGAAAGGGGACACATCATTGTTGAAACCTGCTCTAGAGGGTGCCCATATTCCTCCAGAAATAAGATTGAAGTACAGGAAATGGCTGAGCCCTGACAACATCCCGAAGGAATTTAAGGTTAAGGGCTACAAGCCACATTTTCCTACTGAGTATAGAAAAGATATCTATGAGCAAATTAAACAAGTGTGTGACCCAGTTGCTACCCCACTTATAGCTGAAGACGCCATTGTTTGTCAGCTCCCTGAGACTTTCCTTATGACCTGTGAATATGATGTGCTTAGGGATGACGGGCTCTTGTACAAGAAACGATTGGAGGACTGCGGTGTCCCAGTAACTTGGTACCATGGTGAAAATGCTTTCCATGGAATTATTAACCTGTTTGATAGTGGCATGCTGACATTTCCAGCTGGAAAAAAGGCACTGGACAATATTGTAAGCTTCCTAAGAGGCTTATGA